In the Pseudanabaena sp. PCC 7367 genome, one interval contains:
- a CDS encoding OsmC family protein, whose amino-acid sequence MTAKHNEHNYAVEVDWIGNLGQGTANYKAYSREHEIKVIGKPVISGSADPSFRGDRELYSPEEMLVASLSACHMLWYLHLCADAGIVVVDYHDRTTGLMIEEKDGSGHFQQVSLQPQVKIAKPENIARAIELHDHAHAKCFIANSVNFAVTHQPTITAQSIEPT is encoded by the coding sequence ATGACAGCTAAGCATAACGAACATAACTATGCAGTGGAGGTAGATTGGATTGGCAATTTGGGACAGGGCACAGCCAACTACAAAGCCTATAGCCGTGAGCATGAAATTAAAGTAATTGGTAAACCAGTGATTTCTGGCTCTGCCGATCCTAGTTTCCGAGGCGATCGAGAGCTATATAGCCCCGAAGAGATGTTAGTTGCCTCGCTCTCAGCCTGTCATATGCTCTGGTATTTGCATTTGTGCGCCGATGCTGGGATTGTCGTGGTCGATTATCACGATCGCACCACTGGTTTAATGATTGAAGAAAAAGATGGCAGTGGCCATTTTCAGCAGGTGAGCTTGCAACCCCAGGTGAAAATCGCTAAGCCTGAAAATATTGCTAGGGCGATCGAGCTGCATGACCACGCTCATGCCAAGTGTTTTATTGCTAACTCAGTGAATTTTGCAGTTACTCATCAGCCCACCATTACTGCCCAATCAATTGAGCCAACCTAA
- a CDS encoding YihY/virulence factor BrkB family protein, translating into MKPSARKLKIQPKPGKRIVKGVVRKWKRIQEILAGIDLSPVRILISIAANCGIAVREVCAEWNRDKAAQKAAALAYYAMFSITPMLIIAIAIAGSLFGEEAAKGQIVGYIQGLVGNKGAQFVETALKNANQTNMLSGSRPALSSLLVLVIAATGMFAQLQDSLNSIWKVTPKSRGMVTSILLKRFYSFLVVIGLSFVIIASLTLHAVMRTVSFYVENAIFGESLWWLEVSLELINFMVSYGLATLLFAVTYKYIPDVKIKWSDVWIGAALTSILFTLGKFLFSLYIQHSSFTSVYGAAGSLAVVLVWVYYSAQILFLGAEFTKVFAWRWGSLAIANLSHNLDELGEIEDSYEEPGS; encoded by the coding sequence GTGAAGCCTTCAGCCAGAAAACTTAAAATTCAGCCCAAACCTGGTAAGCGCATTGTCAAGGGTGTGGTACGCAAATGGAAGCGCATCCAAGAGATTCTGGCCGGGATTGATTTATCACCAGTGCGGATTTTGATTTCGATCGCCGCTAACTGTGGGATCGCGGTGCGGGAAGTTTGTGCAGAATGGAACCGGGACAAAGCGGCTCAGAAAGCCGCTGCCCTGGCCTACTATGCCATGTTCTCGATTACGCCAATGCTAATTATTGCGATCGCCATTGCCGGGTCGTTGTTTGGCGAAGAGGCTGCCAAAGGACAGATCGTGGGCTATATCCAGGGATTGGTGGGGAATAAGGGAGCCCAATTTGTAGAAACCGCGCTCAAAAATGCTAATCAAACTAATATGTTGTCTGGCTCAAGGCCAGCACTGAGCAGTTTACTGGTGCTAGTGATCGCTGCTACGGGGATGTTTGCCCAATTGCAAGACTCGCTCAACTCGATCTGGAAAGTAACTCCCAAGAGTCGCGGCATGGTTACTTCAATTTTGCTCAAAAGGTTCTATTCATTTTTGGTTGTAATTGGCCTGTCCTTTGTGATTATTGCTTCACTCACGCTCCACGCAGTGATGAGAACAGTTAGTTTTTATGTGGAAAATGCTATTTTTGGTGAATCGCTGTGGTGGCTAGAAGTAAGTCTGGAATTAATTAACTTCATGGTTTCCTATGGCTTGGCAACGTTATTATTTGCCGTCACCTATAAATATATTCCTGATGTCAAAATCAAGTGGAGTGATGTTTGGATTGGTGCAGCCCTTACTTCAATTCTGTTTACACTGGGTAAGTTTTTATTCAGTTTATATATCCAACACAGCAGCTTTACTTCCGTTTATGGGGCGGCTGGATCGCTGGCGGTGGTGCTGGTTTGGGTTTATTATTCGGCTCAGATTTTATTCCTGGGGGCAGAGTTTACCAAGGTGTTCGCCTGGCGCTGGGGATCGCTGGCGATCGCTAATCTCAGCCACAATTTAGATGAGTTGGGCGAGATCGAAGACAGCTATGAAGAACCAGGTAGCTAA
- a CDS encoding ShlB/FhaC/HecB family hemolysin secretion/activation protein encodes MNKDRKSRSAIAMVLTGKSIWLAALIASPLSLVITSPTSAEPIDPASLAPSELASTTCELDSYPFCNQESNYLITSETGKLDQQISPVPEKTADVPITSIAPISELSELSELSGPSDLNSFTSPNSFDATNNTNQPNTSSHLAAISSSRSIDQAPQIDQPVSTLTIEIDPALQVAPIATNSETSASHKLELAIAPNTSQTGSPNQNQIADSLLVQADDAPLIPVREIVVEGNTVIPPEEIDALTEPLVGQSVSLAELQAVADQITQLYLNNNYITSRAFIPNEQDINDGSILIQVIEGKLENIEVSRIDGADGRLRESYVRSRVGLGVTEPLNFARLEQELQLLKADPLIQDIRANLKAGSQPGQSILEVRYSEAKAYNIGVSFDNYGNAATGIYQGAISFQHRNLSTIGDQFFASYQRSGDANSYRASYQIPVSPSGGTVAFSFSTGVNPVTETPIAPLNIQTDSTVYELTYRQPFVRTPREEFALRLGLAFERSNSFLDGRSFNFQSLEFDDGKSQSTVLRLGQDYIRRDPRGAWALRSTFNFGVDVFGATSRDNSPDGQFFSWNGQVLRVQRLGLDRDTLAIFRVGAQLSGDSLLPINRYSIGGPFSVRGYRQNQLSGDSGVQGSVEFQFPIAKNEEGVSVLKLLPFVEAGTIWNSSFSNPDRQTLVGIGSGLMWQPSDIFTFRVDYGIPLIEINNATNNLQDDGLYFSVRANF; translated from the coding sequence GTGAATAAGGATCGAAAATCTCGGTCAGCGATCGCAATGGTGCTGACAGGTAAGTCTATTTGGCTAGCTGCTTTAATTGCCTCCCCTTTGAGTTTGGTAATCACCAGCCCCACCAGCGCCGAACCGATCGATCCAGCATCATTAGCACCCTCAGAATTAGCCTCGACCACCTGCGAGCTAGACAGCTACCCTTTTTGTAATCAAGAAAGTAACTACTTAATTACCAGCGAGACTGGTAAGTTGGATCAGCAAATTTCACCAGTTCCAGAAAAAACTGCTGACGTGCCAATCACCTCGATCGCCCCTATCTCTGAACTATCTGAACTATCTGAGCTATCTGGGCCAAGCGATCTTAATAGCTTCACCTCACCAAACAGCTTTGATGCTACTAATAATACAAATCAGCCAAACACTTCATCTCATCTTGCGGCGATATCTTCAAGTAGATCTATTGATCAAGCACCTCAAATAGATCAACCAGTCTCTACCTTAACGATCGAGATTGATCCAGCGCTGCAAGTTGCCCCCATAGCTACTAATAGTGAAACATCTGCCTCGCATAAGTTAGAACTAGCGATCGCACCTAACACATCACAGACAGGATCACCAAATCAGAATCAAATTGCTGATTCATTGCTGGTACAGGCCGATGATGCGCCGCTGATTCCGGTGAGGGAAATTGTGGTGGAAGGTAATACAGTGATCCCACCGGAAGAGATCGATGCCCTCACTGAACCACTGGTGGGGCAATCGGTGAGTTTGGCCGAGCTGCAAGCGGTTGCCGATCAGATCACTCAGCTCTATTTAAATAATAACTACATCACCTCTCGCGCCTTTATCCCCAACGAACAAGACATTAATGATGGCAGCATCTTAATTCAAGTTATTGAGGGCAAGCTGGAAAACATTGAAGTGAGCCGCATTGATGGTGCCGATGGACGGTTGAGAGAAAGCTATGTGCGATCGCGGGTGGGTCTGGGGGTAACCGAACCACTTAATTTTGCTCGCCTGGAACAGGAATTACAACTGCTCAAAGCCGATCCATTGATCCAGGATATTCGTGCCAACCTCAAGGCTGGTAGTCAGCCAGGGCAAAGTATTCTAGAAGTGCGCTATAGCGAAGCCAAAGCCTACAATATCGGTGTTTCGTTTGATAACTATGGTAACGCTGCCACTGGTATCTATCAGGGGGCTATTTCCTTCCAACATCGCAATCTTTCCACGATCGGCGATCAATTTTTTGCCAGCTATCAACGTTCTGGTGATGCCAACTCCTATCGCGCCAGCTATCAAATTCCGGTCAGCCCTTCTGGCGGAACCGTAGCTTTTAGTTTTTCTACGGGCGTAAACCCAGTCACCGAAACCCCGATCGCGCCGCTGAATATTCAAACCGATTCTACGGTCTATGAGCTGACCTATCGCCAACCTTTTGTACGCACCCCGCGTGAAGAGTTTGCCCTGCGCTTGGGTCTGGCCTTCGAGCGGAGTAACTCATTTTTGGATGGGCGATCGTTTAATTTCCAAAGTCTAGAATTTGATGATGGTAAATCACAATCTACGGTGCTGAGGCTTGGCCAGGACTATATTCGCCGCGATCCGCGTGGAGCATGGGCGTTGCGCTCCACCTTTAATTTTGGCGTAGATGTGTTTGGTGCAACCAGCCGTGATAATTCTCCCGACGGCCAATTCTTTAGCTGGAATGGTCAAGTGCTGCGGGTGCAGCGCCTGGGACTCGATCGTGATACTCTGGCTATTTTCCGGGTTGGTGCGCAATTGTCCGGTGATTCGTTGCTGCCGATCAATCGCTATAGCATCGGTGGGCCATTTTCAGTGAGAGGCTATCGCCAGAACCAACTCAGTGGTGATAGCGGCGTGCAAGGTTCGGTGGAATTTCAATTCCCGATCGCCAAAAATGAAGAGGGCGTGAGTGTATTGAAGTTATTGCCATTTGTGGAAGCAGGCACAATCTGGAATTCAAGCTTTAGCAATCCCGATCGCCAAACCCTGGTAGGGATCGGATCAGGTTTAATGTGGCAACCCAGCGATATATTTACCTTCCGGGTGGACTATGGCATCCCGCTGATTGAGATTAATAATGCCACCAATAACTTACAGGATGATGGCTTGTATTTCTCGGTGCGGGCTAATTTCTAG
- a CDS encoding glycosyltransferase, translating into MLTDLSDRVSFENISIVIPKANNEQALETLLTDIDKLSLNAEIIISAEGSRAKSLNLGAAKASNDYIWFLHADSRIDQNTTIALANSIQQAPDALHYFNLAFWGDGPELTKLNAWGANWRSHWLGVPFGDQGFCISKALFTKIGGYPEDVAYGEDHLFGWRSRQLGIQLKCTNALLYTSARKYRDRGWLQITLKYQYLWLRQAMPEWLKLIAIQLKLHKLE; encoded by the coding sequence ATGCTTACAGACCTAAGCGATCGCGTCAGTTTTGAAAACATTAGCATTGTGATCCCAAAAGCTAATAATGAGCAGGCTTTAGAAACACTGCTGACGGATATTGACAAATTATCTTTGAATGCAGAAATAATTATCTCTGCCGAAGGGAGTCGCGCCAAAAGCCTAAACCTTGGCGCAGCAAAGGCCAGCAATGATTATATCTGGTTTCTCCATGCCGACAGCCGCATTGATCAAAATACTACGATCGCCCTGGCCAATTCAATTCAACAAGCTCCTGATGCATTGCATTATTTTAATCTGGCTTTTTGGGGCGATGGCCCAGAGTTAACTAAATTAAATGCCTGGGGAGCCAATTGGCGATCGCACTGGCTCGGTGTGCCCTTCGGCGATCAGGGCTTTTGCATTAGCAAGGCCTTATTTACCAAAATTGGCGGCTATCCTGAAGACGTTGCCTATGGCGAGGATCATTTATTTGGGTGGCGATCGCGACAGTTGGGCATCCAGCTCAAATGTACCAATGCGCTGCTTTATACCAGTGCCAGGAAATACCGCGATCGGGGCTGGCTGCAGATTACGCTTAAATATCAATACCTGTGGCTGAGGCAGGCCATGCCAGAATGGCTAAAGTTAATCGCAATCCAACTCAAACTGCACAAGCTAGAATAA
- a CDS encoding TIGR04282 family arsenosugar biosynthesis glycosyltransferase yields MQIAQLDYGDTDNPTALAIFVKTPGLSPVKTRLAATLGQEKAEELFLLCIRAIAAVAKQAQLQTQNQPSEIIPYWAIAEAEALDHPLWQNFSRLHTGAGNLGQRLDRVYRALRANHQRVILIGADSPQLTAQLLVSAATGINAKKSVICPTHDGGYALFGSQSNIPTSAWVNTPYSSAKTTNVFLRQLLPMIVIKLPPIGDIDHEADVLTICQEMRKIDLLPEQVELVDWCQRQLNLNLDLDSVHE; encoded by the coding sequence ATGCAAATTGCTCAGTTAGATTACGGAGATACAGACAATCCTACTGCCCTAGCGATCTTTGTCAAAACCCCTGGCCTATCCCCAGTCAAAACCCGATTAGCAGCTACTTTGGGGCAAGAGAAAGCAGAGGAATTATTTTTATTGTGCATCAGGGCGATCGCTGCCGTAGCCAAGCAAGCACAGCTACAAACCCAAAATCAACCCAGCGAAATAATTCCCTACTGGGCGATCGCCGAAGCCGAAGCCTTGGATCATCCGCTGTGGCAGAATTTCTCACGCCTACATACTGGCGCGGGGAACCTGGGTCAACGTTTGGATCGGGTTTATCGGGCTTTGCGAGCAAACCATCAGCGCGTAATTTTAATTGGTGCAGATTCACCTCAACTCACGGCTCAGTTACTAGTTAGTGCTGCTACTGGGATCAATGCTAAAAAAAGTGTGATTTGCCCCACCCATGATGGTGGCTATGCCCTGTTTGGTAGTCAGAGTAATATTCCCACATCGGCCTGGGTAAATACGCCCTATAGCTCTGCCAAAACCACAAATGTATTTTTGCGGCAACTACTACCAATGATCGTAATTAAACTGCCCCCGATTGGTGACATTGACCACGAAGCCGATGTCTTGACCATTTGCCAGGAAATGCGCAAAATAGACCTTTTGCCAGAGCAGGTAGAGTTGGTGGATTGGTGTCAGCGGCAGCTAAATTTAAATCTTGATCTAGATTCGGTACATGAGTGA
- a CDS encoding murein transglycosylase A, with protein sequence MNNQDMRNSRNIRIRDLQNLNAKQQGDRRSQFAYGFKRLTGSNWLSVAITCLVSLGALSINLPAKATSDVFDPNQVQPQGEIIESDHGVAKVKLANPSQLAPLIVDDLVMQDRQQLIQSIDHSLRYIRTNSAAQKYPVAGISRNQVERSLLRLKQLVQTVPTAEALSVAIAREYDFYKSVGLDQRGTVHFTGYYEAVYPASRVRTNVFKYPIYSLPPGFRSWRSPHPTRAQLENGDLLKGQELAWLSDRFQAFLIHVQGSARLQLPDGSVMSVGYAGKTNHKYTSVGAELVKDGKMKLEDVTLQALINYFAAHPQELKSYLQRNQSFVFFRATNGSPATGSLGVPVTAERSIATDKSIMPPGAIALLRTNLPMQVPGVDSTVAFEDQFEFKPVSRLVLDQDTGSAIKGAGRVDIFMGTGSLAKDRAGLVNTDGELYYLILKD encoded by the coding sequence ATGAATAATCAAGACATGAGGAATAGTAGGAATATTAGGATCAGGGATTTGCAGAATTTAAACGCAAAACAGCAGGGCGATCGGCGATCGCAATTTGCCTATGGATTTAAAAGATTAACAGGCTCTAATTGGCTCTCAGTGGCGATCACCTGCCTGGTTTCACTAGGAGCCTTAAGCATTAATCTCCCAGCCAAAGCCACCTCCGATGTTTTTGATCCTAATCAGGTACAGCCCCAAGGCGAGATCATTGAATCAGACCACGGAGTCGCTAAAGTAAAACTGGCCAATCCCAGTCAGCTTGCGCCCCTGATTGTGGATGATCTGGTGATGCAAGATCGCCAACAGTTAATTCAATCGATCGACCATAGTCTGCGCTATATCCGCACCAACAGCGCTGCCCAAAAATATCCGGTGGCTGGGATCAGCCGCAATCAAGTAGAACGAAGTTTGCTGCGGCTCAAGCAACTAGTCCAAACTGTTCCCACCGCCGAAGCTTTGAGTGTGGCGATCGCCAGGGAATATGATTTTTATAAGTCTGTGGGTCTGGATCAACGCGGCACAGTGCATTTTACTGGCTATTACGAAGCGGTATATCCGGCCAGTCGGGTACGCACAAATGTGTTTAAATATCCCATTTATTCATTGCCACCAGGTTTTAGAAGCTGGCGCAGTCCTCACCCCACCAGGGCTCAACTGGAAAATGGCGATCTGCTCAAGGGGCAGGAATTGGCCTGGCTCAGCGATCGGTTCCAGGCTTTTTTGATCCATGTGCAAGGCTCAGCTCGATTGCAATTGCCCGATGGCAGCGTGATGAGTGTGGGCTATGCTGGCAAAACCAACCACAAATACACCTCGGTGGGGGCGGAACTGGTTAAGGATGGCAAGATGAAGCTAGAGGATGTGACCCTTCAGGCTTTGATTAATTATTTTGCGGCTCATCCCCAAGAACTCAAATCCTATTTGCAACGGAACCAGAGTTTTGTATTTTTCCGCGCCACCAACGGTAGCCCTGCCACTGGCAGCCTGGGTGTGCCAGTCACGGCGGAGCGATCGATCGCTACCGATAAATCAATCATGCCACCGGGGGCGATCGCCTTACTGCGGACTAATTTACCGATGCAAGTACCTGGGGTGGATAGCACGGTGGCCTTTGAGGATCAATTTGAATTTAAACCAGTGTCGCGGCTAGTGCTTGATCAGGACACAGGTAGTGCGATCAAGGGTGCGGGTCGGGTTGATATTTTCATGGGTACGGGATCGTTAGCTAAGGATCGAGCAGGTCTGGTGAATACTGACGGTGAGTTGTATTACTTGATCTTGAAGGATTAA